Proteins co-encoded in one Corylus avellana chromosome ca9, CavTom2PMs-1.0 genomic window:
- the LOC132191566 gene encoding guanylate kinase 2: MGEAPAFFVDDLQKGFPNGFDLKSKGSATATVIGNKAYLIGGADDESTLSIGVQIFDQTRGELVHPIVLGTKPKPCKGHSTLLLNEEQILIIKGGSTPDDCIWFLEVDTQYVRDQRKKWGTEVVAWSKGVKGYAGKPVVISGPSGVGKGTLISMLMKEFPSMFGFSVSHTTRAPRGMEKDGVHYHFAERSAMEKDMEDGKFLEVASVHGNLYGSSVEAVEVVADAGKRCILDIDVQGAKSVRDSPLEAIFIFVCPPSMDQLEKRLRARATETEEQILKRLQNAQAEIKQGQSSSIFDHILYNDNLEDCYESLKKLLGLDGNVTASPKSSIKGVDLPMDLSISKIDQKVIINCGNPELKTASKNLIVMDLSSLKGGAPGRTRGLDFYAIDSFSDGLNGFNQLR; this comes from the exons ATG GGTGAAGCCCCAGCTTTCTTTGTTGATGATCTGCAGAAGGGATTCCCAAATGGGTTTGATTTAAAATCTAAGGGCAGTGCTACAGCCACTGTCATCGGCAATAAAGCA TATCTGATTGGTGGAGCTGATGATGAATCGACATTATCAATTGGAGTTCAGATTTTTGACCAAACTAGAGGCGAATT GGTGCATCCTATTGTGCTGGGAACAAAACCCAAGCCATGTAAAGGGCATTCAACATTGCTTTTAAACGAGGAACAAATTTTGATTATTAAGGGAGGTTCTACCCCGGATGATTGCATTTGGTTTCTTGAG GTGGACACCCAATATGTTAGAGACCAGCGAAAAAAATGGGGGACTGAGGTTGTTGCTTGGAGTAAGGGTGTGAAGGGCTATGCTGGGAAGCCAGTCGTCATTAGTGGTCCTTCGGGAGTAGGTAAGGGTACACTGATATCCATGCTCATGAAGGAATTTCCATCTATGTTTGGATTCTCTGTGAGCCACACAACCCGGGCTCCAAGGGGCATGGAGAAGGATGGAGTTCATTACCATTTCGCTGAAAGAAGTGCTATGGAGAAAGATATGGAAGATGGAAAGTTTCTCGAGGTTGCTTCTGTTCATGGAAATCTTTATGGATCTAGTGTTGAAGCAGTTGAAGTGGTAGCAGATGCAGGAAAG AGATGCATTCTTGACATCGATGTTCAAGGGGCAAAGTCTGTGAGGGATAGCCCTCTTGAAGCTATATTCATCTTTGTCTGTCCACCATCAATGGACCAGCTTGAGAAGCGCCTCCGCGCAAG GGCGACTGAGACCGAGGAACAGATCTTAAAACGACTCCAAAATGCTCAGGCAGAGATTAAGCAAGGCCAATCATCAAGCATCTTTGATCATATCTTGTATAATGATAATCTTGAGGACTGTTATGAGAGTCTTAAG AAACTCTTGGGACTTGATGGAAATGTCACTGCTTCCCCTAAATCAT CAATAAAAGGGGTTGATCTTCCTATGGACCTATCAATATCAAAAATTGATCAGAAAGTCATCATTAACTGCGGAAATCCGGAACTAAAAACAGCATCAAAGAACTT GATTGTGATGGATTTGTCCTCACTCAAAGGAGGGGCACCTGGGCGTACAAGAGGGCTAGATTTTTATGCCATTGACTCGTTTTCAGATGGGTTGAATGGATTCAACCAGCTGCGCTAA